CCCACCCTGAAGGTGGGCCGCTGCCGGATCGGCGGCCACCGCAACGAGGTCGTCTTCGTCCTCACCGGCCTCGACATCGACGCCAAGGCCGCGCTCGTGCGCGAACAGGTCGGCGCCGCGCTCGCCGCCGACCCGCCCGCCGAGGTCCGCTGGGAGCTGGCCCGCACCGACCGGGAGGACGCGGCCACCGAGGAGACCGCGAGCGCCCTGCTCCGGCTCGTCGTCCGCGACCAGGACCCGGGGAAGGTCGGCAGGACCGTGACGGGCGCGGCGATCGAGCTGGCCCTCGCCGGCTACCCGGGCTTCCACGTCACCGCCCCGCCCGGCAAGGGCGCCCCCTACGGCGTCTTCGAGGCCGCGTCCGTGCCCGCCGCCGACGTCCCGCACACGGCCGTCCTGCCGGACGGCACCCGCGTCGCCGTCCCCGCACCGGCGCGGACCCGCGCCCTGGAGGCCGTACCCGAGCCGGAGCTGCCGCCGCCGCTGCCGGCGGGGCCCGTCGTCCGGGCGCCGCTCGGGCGGATCGCGGGCGCCCGCAGCGGCGACAAGGGCGGGGACGCGAACGTCGGGGTGTGGGTGCGGACGGAGGCGGAGTGGCGGTGGCTCGCCCACACCCTCACCGTCGACCTCTTCCGCGAACTCCTGCCGGAGACGCGGAAGTCGGAGGTCGTCCGGCACGTGCTGCCCCATCTGCGGGCGCTGAACTTCACCGTCGCCGGACTGCTCGGCGAGGGCGTCGCCTCCCAGGCCCGCTTCGACCCGCAGGCCAAGGCCCTCGGCGAATGGCTCCGCTCCCGGCACGTCGACATCCCTGACGCACTGCTGCCGTCGGCCGCCCGCCCCGACCTCCCGGAGGAACTGTCGTGACCGTCCTCGCCTCCGCCCTCGACCCCACCGGCCCCGACTACGCGGCCCACCGCGCCGCCATGCTGGAGAAGCTCGCCGCCCTCGACGCCGAGCACGCCAAGGCCCTCGCCGGCGGCGGCGAGAAGTACACCGCCCGGCACCGGAAGCGCGGCAAGCTGCTGGCCCGCGAGCGGATCGAGCTGCTCGTCGACCCCGACTCGCCGTTCCTGGAGCTGTCCCCGCTCGCCGCCTGGGGCAGCGCCTACCCGGTGGGCGCGTCGCTGGTCACCGGCATCGGCGTCGTCGAGGGCGTCGAGTGCCTGATCACCGCCAACGACCCGACCGTGCGCGGCGGCGCCTCCAACCCGTGGACGCTGAAGAAGGCGCTGCGCGCCAACGAGATCGCGTACGCCAACCGGCTGCCGGTGATCTCGCTGGTCGAGTCCGGCGGCGCCGACCTGCCCTCCCAGAAGGAGATCTTCATCCCGGGCGGGGCGCTCTTCCGCGACCTGACGCGGCTCTCCGCCGCCGGCATCCCGACGGTCGCGGTCGTCTTCGGCAACTCGACGGCCGGAGGCGCGTACATGCCCGGCATGTCCGACCACACGGTGATGATCGAGGAGCGGTCGAAGGTCTTCCTCGGCGGGCCGCCGCTGGTGAAGATGGCGACCGGCGAGGAGAGCGACGACGAGTCGCTGGGCGGCGCGGCGATGCACGCGCGCGTGTCCGGCCTCGCCGACCACTACGCCGTCGACGAGGCGGACGCGATCCGGCAGGCCCGCCGGATCGTCGCCCGGCTCAACCACCGCAAGGCGCACCCGGACCCGCCGCTCGCGCAGCCGCCGAAGTACGACGAGGAGGAGCTGCTGGGGATCGTGCCCGGCGACCTCAAGACGCCGTTCGACCCGCGCGAGGTGATCGCCCGGATCGTCGACGGCTCCGACTTCGACGAGTTCAAGCCGCTGTACGGGGCGTCGCTGGTGACCGGCTGGGCGCGTCTGCACGGCTATCCGGTGGGGGTCCTCGCCAACGCGCGGGGCGTGCTGTTCTCCGCCGAGTCGCAGAAGGCCGCGCAGTTCATCCAGCTGGCGAACCAGCGGGACATCCCGCTGGTCTTCCTCCACAACACCACCGGCTACATGGTGGGCCGGGAGTACGAGCAGGGCGGCATCATCAAGCACGGCGCGATGATGATCAACGCGGTGGCGAACTCGAAGGTCCCGCACCTCTCCGTCCTCATGGGGGCGTCGTACGGCGCCGGGCACTACGGCATGTGCGGCCGGGCCTACGACCCGCGGTTCCTCTTCGCCTGGCCCAGCGCCAAGTCGGCCGTCATGGGGCCGCAGCAGCTCGCCGGGGTGCTGTCGATCGTGGCGCGGGCGTCGGCGGCGGCGAAGGGGCAGCCGTACGACGAGGAGGCGGACGCGGGACTGCGGGCGCTGGTCGAGGCGCAGATCGAGTCCGAGTCGCTGCCGGTCTTCCTCTCCGGCCTGCTCTACGACGACGGGGTCATCGACCCCCGCGACACCCGCACGGTCCTCGGGCTGTGCCTGTCCGCGATCCACACGGCACCGGTCGAGGGCGCGCGCGGCGGCTTCGGCGTCTTCCGAATGTGAGGCCCCAGGTGATTTCCACTCTCCTCGTCGCGAACCGTGGCGAGATCGCCTGCCGCGTCTTCCGCACCTGCCGCGAGCTGGGCATCTCCACCGTCGCCGTGTACTCCGACGCCGACGCGGACGCCCTGCACGTGCGGGAGGCGGACGCGGCGGTACGGCTGCCGGGGGCCGCGCCCGCGGAGACGTACCTGCGCGGCGATCTCGTCGTGGCGGCGGCGCTCGCGGCCGGCGCGGACGCCGTCCACCCCGGCTACGGCTTCCTCTCCGAGAACGCGGACTTCGCCCGGGCCGTGACGGCGGCCGGGCTGGTGTGGATCGGGCCGCCGCCGGAGGCCATCGAGGCGATGGCCTCGAAGACCCGGGCGAAGGAGCTGATGGGCGTCGCCCCGCTCGGCGACGTCACGGCGGCCGACCTGCCCGTCCTGGTGAAGGCGGCGGCGGGCGGCGGCGGGCGCGGCATGCGGATCGTCCGTGAACTCGCCGACCTGGAAGCGGCGTTGAAGGCCGCGTCGGCCGAGGCGGAGAGCGCCTTCGGGGACGGCGAGGTGTTCGTCGAGCCGTACGTGGAGGACGGGCGCCACGTCGAGGTGCAGGTCCTCGCCGACGCGCACGGCACGGTCTGGACCCTCGGCACCCGCGACTGCTCGCTCCAGCGCCGGCACCAGAAGGTGATCGAGGAGGCCCCGGCGCCCGGCCTGCCGGCCGCGCTCGCCGAGGAGCTGGCCGAGCGGTCGGCGGCGGCGGCGAAGGCCGTCGGGTACGTCGGCGCGGGCACGGTGGAGTTCCTGGTCGCCGACGTCCCCCGAGCTCTCGGCTCCGCCCGCCCCGGGGGGACCCCCAGGGCGCACTTCCTGGAGATGAACACCCGCCTCCAGGTCGAGCACCCGGTGACGGAGGAGGTGTACGGCGTCGACCTGGTCGCCCTCCAGATCGCCGTCGCCGAGGGCGCCCCGCTGCCGCCGGAGCCGCCCGAGCCGCGGGGCCACGCGGTCGAGGCGCGGCTGTACGCGGAGGACCCGGCGGCGGACTGGGCCCCGCAGACCGGTGTCCTGCACGCCTTCGGGGTGAGCGGTGTCCGCCTGGACACCGGCTACGCCTCCGGGGACACCGTGCCGGTGCACTACGACGCCATGCTCGCGAAGGTCGTCGCGCACGCGCCGACCCGCGCCGAGGCGGTCCGCCGGCTCGCCCACGCCCTCGAACGGGCCGTGATCCACGGCCCCGTCACCAACCGGGACCTCCTCGTCGCCTCCCTGCGGCACCCCGGCTTCCAGGACGCCGGCCGGCTCGGCACCGGCTTCTACGGTCGGCACCTGGCCGAGCTGACCCGCCCGCGCGACGGCGAGGCGCACGCGGCCGTCGCCGCCGCCCTCGCGGACGCGGTCCGCAACGGCGGCCGGTTCGGCGGCGGCTGGCGGAACGTGCGCTCGGGGGAGCAGACCAAGACGTACGGGGAGCACGAGGTCCGCTACCGGCCGACCCGGGACGGCGGCTTCGAGGTCACGGCTCCCGAGGGGGTCCGGGTGGTGAGCGCCGCGCCCGACCGCGTCCGGCTCGAAGTGGGCGGGGTGGTGCGGGACTTCGCGGTCGCCGCGCACGGCGACGGGTTCGTCCACGTCGGCCCGCACCGGCTCGCCGCCCGCCCCCGCTTCACCGACCCGCGCGAGCAGGTCCTCCCCGGCTCCCTGCTCGCGCCGATGCCCGGCACCGTCGTCCGGGTCGCCGACGGGCTCGCCGTCGGTGACCGGGTGGCGGCCGGGCAGCCCCTGCTCTGGCTGGAGGCGATGAAGATGGAGCACAAGGTCGCCGCTCCCGCCTCCGGCACGCTCACCGCGCTCCACGCCGCCCCCGGCCGTCAGGTCGAGGTCGGTGCCCTGCTCGCCGTCGTACAGACCGATGCACAGGAGGACCAGACCGTATGAGCACCGACATCGAACCGGCCGAGCACACCGAGCTCCGCGCCGCCGTCGCCGCGCTGGGCCGCCGCCACGGTCCCGGCTTCGACCGGGCGGCCCTGTGGGCCGAGGCCGGGAAGCTCGGCTACCTGGGCGTGAACCTGCCGGAGGAGTACGGCGGCGGGGGCGGCGGCATGGCCGAGCTGTCCATCGTCCTGGAGGAGGCCGGCGCGGCCGGCGCGCCGCTGCTGATGATGGTGGTGTCGCCGGCGATCTGCGGCACGGTCATCTCCCGCTTCGGCACCGACGGGCAGAAGGCGGCCTGGCTGCCGGGGCTCGCCGACGGGTCGAGGACGATGGCCTTCGGCATCACCGAACCGGACGCCGGGTCCAACTCCCACCGGATCACGACCACCGCCACCCGCACCGAGGACGGCTGGGTCCTCAACGGCCGGAAGGTCTTCGTCTCGGGCGTCGACATCGCCGACGCCACCCTGATCGTCGGCCGCACCTCGGACGCCCGCACCGGCAGCCTCAAGGCGTGCCTGTTCATCGTCCCGCGCGACACGCCGGGCTTCGGACGCCGCCACATCGAGATGGAACTCGACGCGGACGAGAAGCAGTTCGAGCTGACCCTCGACGACGTGCACCTGCCGGCGGACGCGCTCGTGGGCGACGAGGACGCGGGGCTGCTGCAGCTCTTCGCGGGGCTCAACCCGGAGCGGATCATGACGGCCGCGTTCGCGATCGGCATGGGCCGGTACGCCCTCGGCCGGGCCGTCGCGTACGCCAAGGAGCGGCAGGTCTGGAAGACGCCGATCGGCGCCCACCAGGCCATCGCCCACCCGCTCGCCCAGGCCCACATCGAGCTCGAACTGGCCCGCCTGATGATGCAGAAGGCGGCGAGGCTGTACGACGCGGGCGACGACCTCGGCGCGGGCGAGGCCGCCAACATGGCCAAGTACGCGGCGGGCGAGGCGTGCGTGAAGGCGGTCGACACCGCCGTGCACACCCTCGGCGGCAACGGCCTCACCAAGGAGTTCGGCCTGGCCCGGCTGATCCCGGCGTCCCGGGTGGCCCGGATCGCCCCGGTGAGCCGGGAGATGGTCCTGAACTTCGTCTCGACGCACTCCCTGGGGCTGCCCAAGTCGTACTGAGGCAAGAATCCGGGATTCCGCACGCCGGTTGTGAAGATCCTGAGTACGATCCACGGCCACGGCACCCCGCTCGGTGCCGTCGTCCCTTCAGGCCCTGGAGCCGCGCGTGTACCCGCAGACCAACCCGTACCAGCCCGCCCCGGCGTGGCAGCCCCCGCGCCGGTGGTGGCAGCACCCGGCACTGATCATCACGCTGCTCGTGGTGTTCCCGCCGGCGGGCATAGCCCTGGCGTGGCTGGGCCGGTGGACGACCCGGACGAAGATCGTGGCGTCGGTGCTCTCCGGCCTGTGGTTCCTGCTGATCCTGGTCAGCGAACCGGAGAAGGAGAAGACGCCGGGCGACGACCCGAAGCCGGCGGTGACGGCGTCGGCGACGGCCACCCCGACGCCGACCCCGACACCGACGCCGACCCCGACACCGACGCCGACGCCGACCGTGGAGCCGACCACCGCCTCGCCGACCCCGGAGCCGACGACCGAGGCGCCCACGCCGACGCCGACCCCGACGCCGGAGCCCACGACCGAGCCGCCCACCACGCGGGCCCCCGAGCCGACGACCCGGGCCCCCGAGCCCACGACCCAGGCCCCGACCACGCGGGCCCCGAAGCCCGTCCAGACCACCCAGCCGCCGGAGACGGCCGAGCCGGAGCCCGAGCAGGTCTACTACGCCAACTGCACGGCCGTCCGCGCCGCCGGCGCCGACCCCATCCGCATCGGCGACCCCGGCTACGGCAGCCACCTGGACCGCGACGGCGACGGCATCGCCTGCGAGTGACCCGCCCGTGCGCGCGTACGGCCCCCCGATAAACCATGCAGGCATGCTTGATTGTTTTACGGGGGGCTGACAGGGTCTCCCCAGGCGGTGCCCGCACAGGCGATCCTGGCGACCACCTTCCCACCTCTCCAGGAGGTCACGCATGGTGTTCCACAGCGCGTACGAGCCCGTCCCCGCCCTGTCGCTCCCCATCCACGACGCCGTCCTCGGCGGGGCCGCCGCCTTCGGCGACGCGCCCGCGCTGGTCGACGGCGCCGGGGAGCTGTCCCTGACGTACGCGCAGGTGGACGCCTTCCACCGGCGGGTCGCCGCCGGGCTCGCGGAGGCCGGGGTGCGGAAGGGGGACGTGCTCGCCCTGCACAGCCCCAACACCGTGCTCTTCCCGGTCGCCTTCTACGCCGCCACCCGCGCCGGCGCCTCCGTCACCACGGTCCACCCGCTGGCCACGCCCGAGGAGTTCGCCAAGCAGCTGCGCGACTCGGCCGCGCGCTGGATCGTCACCGTCTCGCCGCTGCTGCCGGCCGCCCGGGCCGCCGCCGCACTCGCGGGCGGCATCGAGGAGATCTTCGTCTGCGACACGGCCGCGGACGGCACCAGGTCGCTCCAGGAGTTCCTCGGCTCGACCGCGCCCGAGCCGGAGATCGCCGTCGACCCCGCCGAGGACGTCGCCGCCCTCCCGTACTCCTCCGGCACCACCGGCGTCCCCAAGGGCGTGATGCTCACCCACGCCTCCATCGCGACCAACCTGGCGCAGCTGGAGCCGTTCATCCCGATGGGGCCGGGCGACCGGATCCTGGCCGTCCTGCCCTTCTTCCACATCTACGGCCTCACGGCCCTGATGAACGCGCCGCTCCGCAAGGGCGCCACCGTCGTCGTCCTGCCCCGCTTCGAGCTCGACACCTTCCTCGGCGCCATCCAGAAGCACCGCATCAACGCCCTGTACGTGGCGCCGCCGATCGTCCTCGCGCTCGCCAAGCACCCGGCCGTCGCCGACTACGACCTGTCCTCGCTGGAGTACATCGTCTCCGCCGCCGCCCCGCTCGACGCGGCGCTCGCGCAGGCGTGCTCGGCGCGGCTCGGACTGCCGCCGGTGCGGCAGGCGTACGGGATGACCGAGCTGTCCCCGGGGACCCACGTCACGCCGCTGTCCGTCGAGAACCCTCCGCCCGGCACCGTCGGCAGGCTGCTGCCCTCCACCGAGATGCGGATCCTGTCGCTCGACGACCCGTCGAAGGACGCCGCGCCGGGGGAGGAGGGCGAGATCGCCATCCGGGGCCCGCAGGTGATGAAGGGGTACCTGGGGCGGCCGGACGCCACCGCCGCCATGATCGACGCCGACGGGTGGGTGCACACCGGCGACATCGGACGGGTCGACGCCGACGGCTGGCTGTACGTCGTCGACCGGGTGAAGGAACTCATCAAGTACAAGGGCTTCCAGGTCGCCCCGGCCGAGCTGGAGGCCCTCCTCCTCACCCACGAGGGCGTCGCCGACGCCGCCGTCATCGGGGTGACGGACGCCGACGGGACGGAGGTGCCCAAGGCGTTCGTGGTGCGCCAGCCGGCCGCGCCCGGGCTGACCGCCGAGGAGGTCATGGCCCATGTGGCCGCCCGGGTCTCCCCGTACAAGAAGGTCCGGGCCGTCGAGTTCGTCGAGGCGGTGCCCCGGGCCGCCTCCGGAAAGATCCTGCGGCGCGAGCTGCGGGAGCCGCGCGAGAACTGAGGGGCCGTACATGAGCAGCCTGATCGCCGTCACCGAGGAGCGGGGGATCGCCACCCTCGCCCTCGACTCCCCGGACACCCGCAACGCCCTGTCGGCCGCGCTCGTCGCCGAGCTCGGCGAGGCGCTGGCGGCGGCGGGGAAGGACCCCGCCGTGCGCGCGGTGGTGCTCACCCACACGGGCACCACGTTCAGCGCGGGCGCGGACCTGAAGGCGCCGCCGAGCCCGTACGCCTTCGTCGACCTGCTCCGGCAGGTGGTGGAGCTGCCCAAACCGGTCGTCGGGCACGTCACGGCCGGCGGCCGGGCCCGCGCGGGCGGCCTCGGGCTGCTGGGCGCCTGTGACGTCGTGGTGGCGGGGGAGGGGGCGGACTTCGCGCTCACCGAGGTACGGATCGGGGTGGCGCCGGCGGTGATCTCGCTGACCCTGCTGCCGCGCCTGGAGCCGAGGGCGGCGGCCCGGCACTACCTGACGGGCGAGCGGTTCGGCGTCCCCGAGGCGCGGGCCATGGGCCTCGTCACGGCCGGCGACGACGAGCTCGGCGCCATCCTGGACGGTCTGCGGGCCGGCTCGCCGCAGGGGCTGCGCGAGGCGAAGCGGCTGGTCACCGCTAGAGTCCTGGAGACCTTCGAGCGCGACGCGGAGGAACTCGTGCAGAGATCGGCCACGCTCTTCGCCTCCGCCGAGGCGCGCGAGGGCATGACGGCCTTCCTCGAACGACGGGACCCCGAATGGCGGCTGTGACCGCGCCCCGGCACGACGGACCCGCGGCGTCCGACCGGAGCCCCAAGCAGGACCGGAGCCGCGCCACCCGGCAGCGGCTCCTGGAGGCCGCCGTGGCCTGCCTCGCCGAGTACGGCTGGGCGGGCTCCACGGTGGCCGTGGTCGCCGAGCGGGCGGGCGTGTCGCGGGGCGCCGCCCAGCACCACTTCCCGACCCGCGAGGACC
The Streptomyces roseofulvus genome window above contains:
- a CDS encoding acyclic terpene utilization AtuA family protein, which codes for MTPLRIGNASGFYGDRFDAVREMLTGGRLDVLTGDYLAELTMLILGRDLLKDPSGGYAKTFLRQMEDGLGLAHERGTRIVANAGGLNPAGLADALRTLAAKLGLPTRVAHVEGDLLPPEPGVLTANAYLGGGGIAACLAAGADVVVTGRVTDAALVTGPAQWHFGWGPEEYDRLAGAVVAGHVLECGPQATGGNYAFFREHAGRDLLRPGFPLAELYEDGSAVVTKHPGTGGFVDVGTVTAQLLYETGGARYAGPDATARLDTVRLTQDGPDRVRIDGVRGEAPPPTLKVGRCRIGGHRNEVVFVLTGLDIDAKAALVREQVGAALAADPPAEVRWELARTDREDAATEETASALLRLVVRDQDPGKVGRTVTGAAIELALAGYPGFHVTAPPGKGAPYGVFEAASVPAADVPHTAVLPDGTRVAVPAPARTRALEAVPEPELPPPLPAGPVVRAPLGRIAGARSGDKGGDANVGVWVRTEAEWRWLAHTLTVDLFRELLPETRKSEVVRHVLPHLRALNFTVAGLLGEGVASQARFDPQAKALGEWLRSRHVDIPDALLPSAARPDLPEELS
- a CDS encoding acyl-CoA carboxylase subunit beta, which produces MTVLASALDPTGPDYAAHRAAMLEKLAALDAEHAKALAGGGEKYTARHRKRGKLLARERIELLVDPDSPFLELSPLAAWGSAYPVGASLVTGIGVVEGVECLITANDPTVRGGASNPWTLKKALRANEIAYANRLPVISLVESGGADLPSQKEIFIPGGALFRDLTRLSAAGIPTVAVVFGNSTAGGAYMPGMSDHTVMIEERSKVFLGGPPLVKMATGEESDDESLGGAAMHARVSGLADHYAVDEADAIRQARRIVARLNHRKAHPDPPLAQPPKYDEEELLGIVPGDLKTPFDPREVIARIVDGSDFDEFKPLYGASLVTGWARLHGYPVGVLANARGVLFSAESQKAAQFIQLANQRDIPLVFLHNTTGYMVGREYEQGGIIKHGAMMINAVANSKVPHLSVLMGASYGAGHYGMCGRAYDPRFLFAWPSAKSAVMGPQQLAGVLSIVARASAAAKGQPYDEEADAGLRALVEAQIESESLPVFLSGLLYDDGVIDPRDTRTVLGLCLSAIHTAPVEGARGGFGVFRM
- a CDS encoding acetyl/propionyl/methylcrotonyl-CoA carboxylase subunit alpha, translating into MISTLLVANRGEIACRVFRTCRELGISTVAVYSDADADALHVREADAAVRLPGAAPAETYLRGDLVVAAALAAGADAVHPGYGFLSENADFARAVTAAGLVWIGPPPEAIEAMASKTRAKELMGVAPLGDVTAADLPVLVKAAAGGGGRGMRIVRELADLEAALKAASAEAESAFGDGEVFVEPYVEDGRHVEVQVLADAHGTVWTLGTRDCSLQRRHQKVIEEAPAPGLPAALAEELAERSAAAAKAVGYVGAGTVEFLVADVPRALGSARPGGTPRAHFLEMNTRLQVEHPVTEEVYGVDLVALQIAVAEGAPLPPEPPEPRGHAVEARLYAEDPAADWAPQTGVLHAFGVSGVRLDTGYASGDTVPVHYDAMLAKVVAHAPTRAEAVRRLAHALERAVIHGPVTNRDLLVASLRHPGFQDAGRLGTGFYGRHLAELTRPRDGEAHAAVAAALADAVRNGGRFGGGWRNVRSGEQTKTYGEHEVRYRPTRDGGFEVTAPEGVRVVSAAPDRVRLEVGGVVRDFAVAAHGDGFVHVGPHRLAARPRFTDPREQVLPGSLLAPMPGTVVRVADGLAVGDRVAAGQPLLWLEAMKMEHKVAAPASGTLTALHAAPGRQVEVGALLAVVQTDAQEDQTV
- a CDS encoding acyl-CoA dehydrogenase; this translates as MSTDIEPAEHTELRAAVAALGRRHGPGFDRAALWAEAGKLGYLGVNLPEEYGGGGGGMAELSIVLEEAGAAGAPLLMMVVSPAICGTVISRFGTDGQKAAWLPGLADGSRTMAFGITEPDAGSNSHRITTTATRTEDGWVLNGRKVFVSGVDIADATLIVGRTSDARTGSLKACLFIVPRDTPGFGRRHIEMELDADEKQFELTLDDVHLPADALVGDEDAGLLQLFAGLNPERIMTAAFAIGMGRYALGRAVAYAKERQVWKTPIGAHQAIAHPLAQAHIELELARLMMQKAARLYDAGDDLGAGEAANMAKYAAGEACVKAVDTAVHTLGGNGLTKEFGLARLIPASRVARIAPVSREMVLNFVSTHSLGLPKSY
- a CDS encoding excalibur calcium-binding domain-containing protein; translated protein: MYPQTNPYQPAPAWQPPRRWWQHPALIITLLVVFPPAGIALAWLGRWTTRTKIVASVLSGLWFLLILVSEPEKEKTPGDDPKPAVTASATATPTPTPTPTPTPTPTPTPTVEPTTASPTPEPTTEAPTPTPTPTPEPTTEPPTTRAPEPTTRAPEPTTQAPTTRAPKPVQTTQPPETAEPEPEQVYYANCTAVRAAGADPIRIGDPGYGSHLDRDGDGIACE
- a CDS encoding AMP-binding protein: MVFHSAYEPVPALSLPIHDAVLGGAAAFGDAPALVDGAGELSLTYAQVDAFHRRVAAGLAEAGVRKGDVLALHSPNTVLFPVAFYAATRAGASVTTVHPLATPEEFAKQLRDSAARWIVTVSPLLPAARAAAALAGGIEEIFVCDTAADGTRSLQEFLGSTAPEPEIAVDPAEDVAALPYSSGTTGVPKGVMLTHASIATNLAQLEPFIPMGPGDRILAVLPFFHIYGLTALMNAPLRKGATVVVLPRFELDTFLGAIQKHRINALYVAPPIVLALAKHPAVADYDLSSLEYIVSAAAPLDAALAQACSARLGLPPVRQAYGMTELSPGTHVTPLSVENPPPGTVGRLLPSTEMRILSLDDPSKDAAPGEEGEIAIRGPQVMKGYLGRPDATAAMIDADGWVHTGDIGRVDADGWLYVVDRVKELIKYKGFQVAPAELEALLLTHEGVADAAVIGVTDADGTEVPKAFVVRQPAAPGLTAEEVMAHVAARVSPYKKVRAVEFVEAVPRAASGKILRRELREPREN
- a CDS encoding enoyl-CoA hydratase family protein, whose product is MSSLIAVTEERGIATLALDSPDTRNALSAALVAELGEALAAAGKDPAVRAVVLTHTGTTFSAGADLKAPPSPYAFVDLLRQVVELPKPVVGHVTAGGRARAGGLGLLGACDVVVAGEGADFALTEVRIGVAPAVISLTLLPRLEPRAAARHYLTGERFGVPEARAMGLVTAGDDELGAILDGLRAGSPQGLREAKRLVTARVLETFERDAEELVQRSATLFASAEAREGMTAFLERRDPEWRL